The Nitrospinota bacterium genome includes a region encoding these proteins:
- a CDS encoding Hsp20/alpha crystallin family protein, whose amino-acid sequence MMLLTKWEPFKDLTSLQGRINRLFDDSLIRSRFFDDDTLSGIWAPVVDVYETENEIVIKAEIPGVSKKDVNVELKDNILTLSGERKREKDIKEENYHGKERYYGAFRRSFGLPAHVEHEKVKARFKDGILEITLPKVEAAKPKKIEIGID is encoded by the coding sequence ATGATGTTATTAACAAAGTGGGAACCTTTTAAAGACCTAACAAGTCTCCAGGGAAGGATTAATAGACTCTTTGATGATAGCCTGATCCGCTCTAGGTTTTTTGATGATGATACGCTATCCGGGATCTGGGCTCCTGTAGTTGACGTATATGAAACTGAAAATGAGATTGTTATCAAGGCAGAAATCCCTGGTGTTTCTAAGAAAGATGTCAATGTTGAGCTAAAGGACAATATTCTGACGCTGAGTGGAGAGAGAAAAAGGGAAAAAGACATTAAAGAGGAAAACTATCACGGGAAAGAGAGATACTATGGTGCCTTCAGGAGAAGTTTTGGCCTACCTGCTCATGTTGAACACGAAAAGGTAAAGGCAAGATTTAAAGATGGTATCCTGGAGATTACCTTGCCGAAAGTTGAAGCAGCTAAACCCAAAAAGATTGAAATCGGGATAGACTAA
- a CDS encoding bifunctional oligoribonuclease/PAP phosphatase NrnA, with protein MKSLVICNDSSLLNIINLKSFYFKGSLFLVPDRNLKDRLSQKGLKALTGDLTKNYIYKKAKLKDFDIIFILLEDSILISDISKTIYKIEENIPVVALLNREFNPSIIKNYPKIQFIPLLSMFNGLFLDKIKEIVIKKRVERLKSVFNENDKVLIVTQHDPDPDAIASALALRTLLGRNKATAPIGSFGKVTRPENLAMLKLLEIEVEQIDDKVIKEYTKIAMVDVQPPYFGDQLLNVDVVIDHHPRQKNYKAIFREIKSNYGATSTILSEYLFASGIKIPQRLATALLYGIKSDTFFLDREVSHADIKAFSYLYPLANNNLLRRIERPELPVDALKSFGKALQKKTIVNGILFSHLGVVEREDVIPFLSDFCLQVEGIEWSVVSGISDKKIVICIRNSGFTKSAGEVVKEAFGELGSAGGHRSMAKAVIPIKVFEEKFGKSNDFDIRKHIRKYFVKAVKDKAQKFN; from the coding sequence ATGAAAAGTCTTGTCATCTGTAACGATTCTTCTCTTTTAAATATAATTAACCTTAAGTCATTTTATTTTAAGGGGTCGCTTTTCCTCGTCCCAGATAGAAATCTAAAAGATAGACTATCTCAAAAAGGGTTAAAAGCTTTAACAGGAGATCTAACTAAAAACTATATATACAAAAAAGCTAAGCTAAAAGATTTTGATATCATTTTTATCCTGCTTGAGGATAGTATCTTAATAAGTGATATTTCAAAAACGATATATAAAATAGAAGAAAACATTCCTGTTGTTGCTCTTCTTAACAGGGAATTTAATCCTTCAATCATTAAAAATTATCCCAAAATTCAGTTTATTCCCCTATTGAGCATGTTCAATGGTCTTTTTCTTGATAAAATTAAAGAGATAGTCATAAAAAAACGTGTGGAACGGCTCAAATCTGTCTTTAATGAAAATGACAAGGTACTTATCGTAACACAACACGACCCAGATCCAGATGCCATTGCCAGTGCCCTGGCTTTAAGAACTCTCTTAGGAAGGAATAAGGCCACGGCTCCGATAGGTTCATTTGGAAAAGTAACAAGACCAGAAAATCTTGCCATGTTGAAACTCCTGGAAATAGAGGTTGAACAAATTGATGATAAGGTCATTAAAGAATATACAAAGATAGCTATGGTTGACGTTCAACCCCCCTATTTTGGAGATCAACTTTTAAATGTTGATGTAGTAATTGACCACCATCCAAGGCAGAAGAACTATAAAGCCATCTTTAGAGAAATCAAATCAAATTACGGTGCTACTTCTACGATTCTTTCAGAATATCTTTTCGCCTCAGGGATAAAAATCCCTCAAAGGCTTGCAACTGCGCTTCTTTACGGGATAAAAAGTGACACCTTTTTTCTTGATAGGGAGGTGAGCCATGCAGATATTAAGGCATTTTCTTATCTGTATCCCTTGGCCAATAACAATCTCTTAAGACGGATAGAGAGGCCAGAACTACCTGTAGATGCATTAAAATCCTTTGGCAAGGCACTACAAAAGAAAACAATTGTTAATGGGATATTATTCTCTCATCTCGGTGTAGTTGAAAGAGAAGATGTCATCCCTTTTTTATCAGATTTTTGTCTTCAAGTCGAGGGTATTGAATGGTCAGTAGTCTCAGGAATCTCTGATAAAAAAATCGTTATCTGCATAAGAAACTCGGGGTTTACAAAAAGTGCAGGTGAAGTAGTAAAAGAGGCCTTTGGAGAATTAGGAAGCGCTGGTGGTCATCGGTCCATGGCAAAGGCTGTAATACCTATAAAGGTATTTGAAGAGAAATTTGGCAAAAGCAACGATTTTGATATAAGAAAACACATAAGAAAATACTTTGTAAAGGCAGTTAAGGATAAAGCACAAAAATTCAACTAA